The genomic region CCTCCTTCCCCCGCGCTTGCAGCCTTttcacaatataaaaaaaactatcGCACTTGCTTCGGGGACCAAACGTACGTCTTTAACAGGCTCCTTATAGTCGTTCTCCTCACATGCCATGCCTTGGGACTGCATTTATGTATTTCCTTTCTCTTtatcataaatatataaattatgcTAATTAAGACCATTGCATATTAACAAAAAAACTCGTTTTCTATCGCCCCTTGGTCACGCAAAGCGAAAAAGCATGCTCAAACGCAATCACATTCACAACTTACCCGTGAAATTTCGGTTAATTTCTTtgtttctcctccttctccgaGCTTTGCCACAGTTTGTTTTAGACATACATAATTAAAAATTCATCTCACAGCTTCCAGACGGGCGCTATGGCTGCACACAAAAGAGCTATTTGCATTGATAAGGAGGCTCGGCAGCGCCGCGAACCTCCTTTACTTAATATTTAATGATGCCTACCCTCGCTAACTATCGCGCAGGGAAACTTGGTGCACCTGAGGGATCAAGAGAAAGGGTTATCTCCAGAAATGTCCCCCAAAATTAACAGATTTTTGCTCTTTTGCACTACGTCATGAACATAATTTATGCAGGCCGAGTCTTGAATTGAAAAAATGTCGCTCGCTCAAACATAGCGAAAGCTATGGCTGCCTTAAAGAGACAGTACTCCTGTTTCCAAACGGTGACGGTGTCGGTCTGAAGGACTAGTGGAACAGTCTGCAAATATATTTGAAGGATAAAGTTTGGACATGTATGGTAATGTTCCAGTAACCTCCAGACAATAATGACCCAAAAAAGTCAATAAATAATTTTTGGATTTGCATTTGCACTAAAGTCTCGTGAtcgtagagaaaaaaaaaagataaaaagctCCTCAACAGAGTTCCCTGGAAAAATTATAACGGGACTTCTTAGTACATTCAGCTTCTTTCAGCACATAAACTTAAATTTATTTACAGTTGAactgtatttattacatttggTCTAAAAAAATGCTAAAGCCTGAATGCAAAGTGTGGCAACAGGAAAGTAGCCCAGATGTTGTCACCAATCAAACAAAGGAACCAGCAATATGCAGTACAGACTCCTTCTCTCAGAAATataccttttaaaaaaaaattaaacagtacATGTAACTGGGTAAATACCTAATGGCTACCCATGTCTGGACTTACCTCACCCTTTGGTAatttaaatacattgttttaaGTTCCTGTTTAAGACTCCTGCTGTATGCACAATAATAGTTTGACATCTAGTGGCCATCTTTAAAATAGTCCAGAAAGAGCAAAACACTGAAATCCTCAATTTATACACCTCTGTGATCAGCTTTGCCTCTAAGCTTAGAATGCTGATATTAGGAGTTGGAAAGCTAATCTACTGTAAATGGGCACCTTCTGTCAGCACGACAAGATTGAAAAAAACAACGGATCACCtgattttctgtcatttctgtcatgttttaactcattttaggtgtcAGGCATATCTGAAAAGAAACACACATTGGCCTACATTGAGCTCCAGAAACATAACATGCACTTGTTTTAGTTGCTATCACCACGAGAACAGCAAGTAACCAGCTGTAACTGTATTTGACACACAAAGATGCCCTAAAAGTTACCTGCTAAAGAGTCCTTCAAAGATACAAGACTTCTGTGATTACAGACTGTCACCCAACAAGCTGAATGTATGTTGTTGGATATCCCCCATGATGAGACCCAAGACCAGAGCACACACTTTATAACAGCACCAGAGCTGTTAAGTAACATTCTGAATATTAGTGCATATTATTATACAGGCTGGATCAGAGTGATGCAGCTTCTGTGGATTTACACAagttcagtgacactgacatcaTGTCTACCAGAAGGTGAAGAGCATTTAGAAGTGTTTTGTCAAAACTGTTATCAGAAAAGgccacaaaaaaagaaagaaaatggtgCAGGGTAGCTTTAATTTGGTGTTGTCACTATAAAACTAAACTGTTGGCTACGGGCAGTAGAGACAGAAACAGTGATTGCACTTACACTTGCAGAGAACACGGTTATTTTCATGTTTATCCTAAATTCATTTTACTACATGTATTTTTCATTGTGAAAAAGGGTTAAGGGAGTTGCAGCATGTCTCACACActaatctttctctctgttgcaGAGCCAGCTGGCGAAAACCACCATTTGCATGCATTAGCAGCATATTGCCATGGAGCTCAAAGGCGAACTGGGATTGCTGAATACAGGCGAATTTGTAATTAGCCTCAAATCAGCCACTAGCCTGCTTAAAGAGGGAAGACTTGCCTTgaataaaatagataaataaaaaaaaataaaaacataaatatacaaCCACAGATGACATCTAAAACAAATGTGCTATTTTAGATACAAAATATCATGCCATATGTAATATACTCTGAATACTTCAATATGCCTAAATAATTCAGATTTTTATGATTTGAGCACCAAGAAACAAATTGCAGGGTGGTAGACAGATGACCTATTCCGTCACCTATTTGTGACCAGTTTGCATAATAACTCGTTGTGAGGTAGCTTTTTAGAGCTTAAATGCTTTAGATCTCTGGCAGGGAGACAGTTCTATAGTTTTCTCTATGGGCATTTTTCCTCAAACCACTCCAAATAGCATGTGAAAACTGGATGTACACTACTGTATACATAGGTTGTTATAATTTACTGTTTAAGAGAGGCCTTCTGGCCACCTAAATGGATTTATTTTGATCTCCTTGTGTATATTCGAAGAAGCCGTTTTTTCCCTTATTTAAATTAAGTCCAAAGTCCAGACTGCCCATTAGGAGAAAAGTTAAATAACGTTATATTGATCGTTCTCCATTGTTAATCCGTGAATACGAGATGAGATAAATCCCGTTTTGTGAAATACTCTCTGGGCCTACTTATAATTATTTTAACCACATCACGCTGTGAGACAAATCCAATACTAAATGTACACAACGAGTACAGCATTCAATAGTTTCTTCTCGTGAATTATGTCACGTATCTGTCTCATTTCGCTTTAACTGGGTGTAGCGGACGGAGACATGACGTAGACGAGTCACACTGAAACGAGAGGCCAACGAAAACAAGGAAGTACCCAGGAAGCGAGCAGGAACTTGAATTAGTCGCGATAAAATACAGTGACTTTGGTTTAACACTCACTATATTCATTTGTTCCCATCAAAGTAACGTTACAATGAACAACAAAGGTACGTTTACGGTGCGGTCtgtctttttactgtttttttgtaGCTAATAGTTGATAGTGGACCGCTTGTGTAAAGGCTCCCTAGCAACTACAAGCTGCTATAGCCTGCTAGGCAATAAGCTCACAGTAATTTGATAACCATTTGCAAATCTAAAACACTGGAGGttttatattactttttaacGAAAGCGTTCAAAACTCTACTCTAACGTATCCGTGTGCTGCTAACCTTAacttagctaacctagctaacctagctggctaacgttagcttagcTAGGTTACTTCGTTTGCGGATGCTTTCGCTGCTGGCTAGCCAAAAGGCTTGTTTGCTAACGATGACGTGAATCGAAAGGTGACCTCATTAGCTAACGTGAACATGCCTAAATATAACCAAATTGATGCTGCCTCTGTTTTGAATTTTAGTCGCATCATTTTAGGCCCCGTCCGTTCGTGGTCTGTTCGCTAACTGACTTTGCACACATAAGCTTACCAAGTGGCAAATGTAAGTTTAAAGTGATGATTTGCCACTTCGGCATGTAGCTAATGGCTAACTGTGGGAGATGGCTGCTGTTTCTCGCATTGGCCGTAAGACTATATGATAAATTGGTGACTATAACTATGCTCATTTATACAAACATAATGTAACCACGGATTTAATTTCATTAAGTGTTTAGCCAGCTGCCTCACCGTCTGAACGGAATAGAATGGACTGGACTGGGTTGGTGTGATGTGGTACTCTTATTTAGTTAAGTTAGTGAGGCcatttttagagttttttttttccttgttttatcTTGTATGAAAGGCAAATTGCGTGCAGTGCTGCAGAAAGGTGGTATCCACTGTCAGAAACAAATCCTCCTTGACTTTGTCCGTACAGGTCCATATCAACAGCAAGCTGTGTATCCGCAACAGAACACAGCACCCATATACCCTCCTACTATGCAAGTGCCTCCACCTCCCCAGGCACCCCCCTACTCAGATGCCCCTCCTGCCTATTCTGAGgtaaggaaaaaacaaacataactgaAACTGACCAAATGAGTGAGCAGTAGTCATTTGAGTGAAGGGCTTTAATGTAAAATTTTGTATCAGTATAGTCAATGGCTCTTAAACACATGTCTTTGTTCCTCCTCAGATCTACCAGCCAAGGTATATGCACCCACCCCAGGCCCCCGGTCAACTACCTCCAATGACCACTGCATACCCTGCCACTCAGATGTATGTGCCCATGCCACAAACTGTACCGGTAGGTGCAATGGCTCCTAATGTTCCAATGGCTTACTACCCCATGGGACCTGTGTATCCTCCAGGCTCCACAGTCTTAGTGGAGGGTGGATTTGATGCTGGAGCTCGATTTGGCCCTGGTGCCGCTGCTTCCATCCCTGTGAGTATGCAGACTGAACATATTTCTCATAACGTGATTACATATTAAAGTGCAGTTAAACTGATTTTTGTGCATGAATCATTATTTAAGATAGTCAtaagagtggtttaatgtgtaATTGTGCATTGTTCACAAAAGTGGCAATGTTGAAGACCTgcaaagtgtttaatgcctgtaGTACATGAAATGGTGACAAAAACTTTGGCTGGTGCCAGAGATCTTGTTTTGTGAAAGTTTGGAgatttggtctaaaatgtcttttttaaaaattacattcatAGCTGAGAGGtactttaattaataaaaacataaaacataattaatATTGTAAACAaaagtaagtttctctgcaggacaccatttcatatcaaaccagtctggatttttttttaacatatcaATGAttgttatgcagaaattcagaaaaatgtatgcagttccccttttaaatttgatatttaaaatcatattaACATAATGACTATATACTATCAAATTAAATAATCTTTCT from Pygocentrus nattereri isolate fPygNat1 chromosome 9, fPygNat1.pri, whole genome shotgun sequence harbors:
- the dazap2 gene encoding DAZ-associated protein 2; this translates as MNNKGPYQQQAVYPQQNTAPIYPPTMQVPPPPQAPPYSDAPPAYSEIYQPRYMHPPQAPGQLPPMTTAYPATQMYVPMPQTVPVGAMAPNVPMAYYPMGPVYPPGSTVLVEGGFDAGARFGPGAAASIPPPPPGHAPNAAQLAAMQGANVIMTQRKNNFFMGGSGGGYTIW